One segment of Panicum virgatum strain AP13 chromosome 3K, P.virgatum_v5, whole genome shotgun sequence DNA contains the following:
- the LOC120697270 gene encoding G-type lectin S-receptor-like serine/threonine-protein kinase At2g19130 — MFMIALCCRIFPARLSVCQLDMHAVLGSTDGVHILCHCHLFLYIHKRLLLSSPSSRAAYAHHQQPITDTPLFHLQSIPFSMPLMALLYILLGGLLLSSMHTPSCSAAPANGDTLVAGQSLAAGDKLVSKNDKFALGFFQFQPPPTAIISKSTDTAATTTTSSSSLGWYLGIWFNKIPVFTPVWVANREKPISYPELKLTQLKISRDGNLAIILSNNATTESIIWSTTHFVNRSIETNTKGTSAILMNTGNLALVAESPSNGVPLWQSFDYPTDVGIPGAKLGRNKVTGLKWQFISKKSMIDPGLGSYKLEINNNGVMLLERRKPPFVLYWSWPSGKLANTLIPVLNGLLDSDPRTKGLLKPAYFNNDEEEYFTYTSLNESSSSFVSLNTSGQVQLHVWSQAKQFWELIYSQPSDLCTTYAVCGPFTVCKDNSSPSCDCMETFSRKSPKDWELGDWTGGCVRNTPLDCTTSNRNMTHSTDVFHSIPCVTLPYDPRSIEDAITPSDCARACLNDCSCTAYSFKNNRCSIWLGDLLNLNQDDGSAITSEYVLYIRLATSDLQSLTKNSKRIPRVVIAASIASFGLLMVVSLVIWSKKFKWCGAPLHGIQGCRGGIIAFRYTDLGHATKRFSERLGGGGFGSVFKGVLGDKTIIAVKRLDGARQGEKQFRAEVSSIGLIQHINLVKLIGFCCEGDKRLLVYEHMPNGSLDAHLFQSSATILNWSIRYQIATGVARGLSYLHESCHECIIHCDVKPENILLDSSFVPKIADFGMAAIVGRDFSRVLTTFRGTAGYLAPEWLSGVAITPKVDVYSFGMVLMEIISGRRNSPEVYTSNSYHAAYFPVQAISKLHAGDVQSLVDPLLRGCFDLEEA, encoded by the coding sequence ATGTTTATGATAGCACTTTGTTGCCGTATCTTCCCCGCCCGGCTGTCTGTGTGTCAGCTGGACATGCATGCAGTCCTTGGTTCCACCGATGGAGTTCATATCCTGTGCCACTGCCACCTTTTTCTATATATACATAAGAGACTCCTTTTATCTTCTCCCAGCAGCAGAGCAGCATATGCGCACCATCAGCAGCCAATCACAGATACTCCTCTGTTCCATCTCCAGTCGATTCCCTTCTCCATGCCTCTGATGGCTCTCCTCTACATACTACTCGGTGGCCTTCTCTTGTCTTCCATGCACACTCCTTCATGTTCTGCCGCACCGGCAAATGGCGATACTCTCGTGGCAGGTCAGTCGCTTGCTGCCGGTGACAAGCTTGTATCAAAAAATGACAAGTTCGCGCTTGGCTTCTTCCAGTTCCAGCCACCACCAACTGCCATCATCAGTAAGTCCACTgacaccgccgccaccactaccacctcctcctcttcccttgGCTGGTACCTTGGCATCTGGTTCAATAAGATCCCAGTTTTCACCCCTGTTTGGGTTGCTAATAGGGAGAAGCCCATTAGCTACCCTGAGCTCAAGCTGACACAACTCAAAATCTCAAGAGATGGCAATCTTGCCATCATCCTCTCAAACAATGCCACCACTGAGTCAATAATCTGGTCTACTACTCACTTTGTCAATAGGTCAATAGAAACCAACACTAAAGGTACTAGCGCCATTCTCATGAACACCGGAAACCTTGCCCTCGTAGCAGAAAGCCCATCTAATGGAGTGCCGTTGTGGCAGAGCTTTGACTATCCAACAGATGTCGGGATTCCTGGCGCCAAATTAGGCCGGAACAAGGTCACTGGTTTAAAATGGCAGTTCATCTCAAAGAAGAGCATGATAGATCCCGGTCTTGGCTCATACAAACTCGAGATAAACAACAACGGGGTGATGCTCCTCGAGCGCCGCAAACCCCCCTTTGTATTGTATTGGTCTTGGCCATCTGGAAAGTTAGCGAATACACTTATACCAGTACTGAATGGGTTGCTAGACTCAGATCCACGGACCAAAGGTTTGTTGAAACCGGCATATTTCAACAATGATGAAGAGGAGTACTTCACGTACACCTCATTGAATGAATCATCATCCTCATTTGTCTCATTAAACACCTCTGGTCAGGTTCAGCTGCATGTTTGGTCACAAGCCAAACAATTTTGGGAACTAATATATTCCCAGCCTTCTGATTTATGCACTACATATGCTGTCTGTGGACCATTCACGGTCTGCAAGGACAACTCAAGTCCATCCTGTGATTGTATGGAGACCTTCTCTCGGAAGTCACCTAAGGATTGGGAGCTTGGTGATTGGACTGGAGGGTGTGTCCGAAATACTCCCCTAGACTGCACAACTAGTAACAGAAACATGACACACTCAACAGATGTGTTCCATAGCATACCTTGTGTTACATTGCCATACGATCCCCGAAGCATAGAAGATGCTATCACCCCAAGCGATTGCGCAAGAGCTTGTCTTAACGACTGCTCCTGCACAGCTTATTCCTTTAAGAATAATAGATGCTCTATTTGGCTTGGGGATTTGCTTAATCTAAACCAGGATGATGGAAGTGCTATTACTTCTGAATATGTTCTTTACATTCGCCTTGCTACAAGTGATTTGCAAAGTCTTacaaaaaacagcaaaagaataCCAAGAGTTGTTATTGCTGCAAGCATTGCTAGTTTTGGGTTACTTATGGTCGTGTCGCTAGTGATTTGGAGTAAGAAATTCAAGTGGTGTGGTGCACCATTACATGGAATTCAAGGTTGCCGTGGTGGAATTATAGCCTTTAGATACACTGATTTAGGTCATGCTACTAAACGTTTCTCTGAAAGGCTTGGAGGTGGTGGTTTCGGTTCTGTATTCAAGGGAGTCTTAGGTGACAAGACTATTATAGCTGTGAAAAGGCTTGATGGTGCCCGTCAGGGAGAGAAGCAATTCAGGGCCGAGGTGAGCTCAATTGGATTGATCCAACATATCAACCTAGTGAAATTGATTGGTTTCTGCTGCGAAGGTGATAAGAGGCTACTTGTGTATGAACACATGCCAAATGGATCTCTAGATGCCCATCTATTTCAGAGCAGTGCTACTATCCTAAATTGGAGCATCAGGTATCAAATTGCTACAGGAGTTGCTAGAGGATTGTCCTACTTGCATGAGAGTTGCCATGAATGCATCATACACTGTGACGTTAAGCCAGAAAACATACTTCTAGATTCATCGTTTGTTCCTAAGATCGCAGACTTTGGGATGGCGGCTATTGTAGGACGGGATTTCAGCCGAGTTCTGACTACATTCAGAGGCACTGCAGGGTATCTTGCCCCGGAATGGCTTAGCGGAGTAGCTATTACACCAAAAGTCGACGTATATAGCTTCGGCATGGTACTGATGGAAATCATATCAGGAAGGAGGAATTCACCTGAAGTTTACACCAGCAATAGTTATCACGCTGCTTATTTCCCTGTGCAAGCCATCAGCAAGCTTCATGCGGGAGATGTGCAGAGTTTGGTGGATCCGCTGTTACGTGGTTGCTTTGATTTGGAAGAGGCTTAA